The DNA segment AGGGAGGGGCGCCGGGCAGAAGCCGAGGCCGGCAGTGGGCAAGGGGCTGCGGCCCCATCACACGCTCATGGTCATCCCGGGGGAGTACTGCGGAAAGACGAGGGGATGGCGCGCGGGGCCGGCTCAGTTCCGGCCTAGGCTGggacccgcccccaccccccgggggggAATGGGGAACAGGGCGGTGTAAACGTGGGGAGGGAAGAGGTCAGAAGGCGATGCAAGGGCGGGCCGCCTGGggctcccagggtgggggtgggagggggcggggcggtgaGATAGGGCAGGCCTGGGgagtgaggaaggggaggggggaaggggagggaagggaaggatgcCGCGGCCGCCCCCCCACCTGGCCCGCCGCGGTCACGGTCTTGCTCTGGCCCCCCGGCCGCCCCGCCGGGGTCTGCCCGCCAGGCCCCTCCGGCCCGACGCCGCCGCGGGGGGGGAGTCGACGCAGTCGCTTACGCTTTCGCTCGGGAACGGGTGCAGGAAGGTCCCGGCGGCCGCCATCTCACCGTCGTCCCGCGGGGTGCCCGGGGTGTTGCTCAGGCCGGCCACAGCGCCGGGGGAGCTCTGGGGGCGGCCGCGGTCAGCGCGGAACACCTCGTCCCGCGGGCCGGGGCCCGACCGCCGCGCGACCCAGCCCGGACCAGGCCTCTCCGCGCAGGCCCACCTCGtagcctgccccctgcccccggccccccGCTGGAGCACCGCCCCCTCACCTTCGGCAACCCGTCCAGATCGCCCGAGCCTGCGGACCAAAAGACGGCGGACACGCGGCTCAGATGCGCCGGCGCCGCCCAGCCGGCCCGACCGAGCCCCCTCCCTCCGCCCAACCCACTAGGGCCCCCCTGGGGGTCCTGGGCCGAGGGTCCACATGGGAGGGGAGAGATCAGTACCCGCGGTCGGGTGTTCCCATGGTTTAGTTACTCGACCCTTCCCCCAGCGCAGCCCAAGTCACTGGGCTGCCCAGGGCAGTTCAGGGCGCGCCCCCAACGCCCGCAGAGCACACACGGCAGAGGAGGCCGAAGGAGGCCGCCAGGGGGCGCACGAGGCTCGCGAAGCAGCGGGGCGGGGGCGTGTGATCCCTGGACGCCCACTCACCCAGGGATCCGTTGACGTGGTGGGGCTCCATCGCACTCATGGCGGCCATGGGGCCCTCCGGACCAGGGCCAAGCGGGAACTGTACGCAGAGGAGCAGCATGGGTCTTGGGCTACCAGCTCCCCACTCCAGGGGTCActgcctcccagcagcccccacTTACATTAGCCCTGCCAGCGGCCGGCCCGATGGGGTTCATGATGGTGTACATGTTCTCACTGGAGTTGGTGGAGTCTGGGCAGCACATGAGGGAATGGGGTGTCAGAAGGCCTTTCCCAAGCACACCCCTCCCTAGGCCCTACCCGGGCAACAGTACCTCCAGGACTTGGCATGATGGGTGTTCCAGGGGGCCCACCTCCTCCTGGGGGTCCCTGCACACGGGGAGAGAGATGTGAGAAAGGCCCTCCATCTGCCAGCCCATAGCCCCTGCCCCCAGATCAGGTTGCCCAGCTCTGGCCCCACTCACCGTGTAGCtgccaggagaggaggaggagtaggGGATCTGGGGAGAGGGGCAGCTGTGAGCAGTCCACCCACTCTACCACCTCACAcactcccaccccccatcccccaccccaacactCACCGAGTTGCCGCTGGGGCTGGCCCATGGACCGCGCACTCCGGGTCCCCTGGAAGAAAGAGCGGTGGACCCTGGGTGTAGTGGAGCCAGGTGGCACACACCACACACTCCCTGACACCCCCCTGATCCTGCCCACATGCCCCCCAGAACAGCAGATGTTGGCTGAGAAGAACGCAGGGATTCCAGGCCAGCCTTCAAATCCTAACCCATTACTCACTGGCCTTTGAACCTTAGTTTCCCCACCCAGCAGGAGGTAAACAGTATGGGGGCTGTAGTGTGGCTTCAGCATTCCCAGCCCATGAAGCTGGGTGGTGGCCCGCATGGGCACACTCCTAGGGGTCCCTGAGGGCCTTACATGTTCATGGTGGGCAAACCCGGGCCAGCAAGAGAGTTAGGTGGGGGCCGCATGCCACCTCCGTAGCTCTGCGAAGGCAAAGGGGCCGTGAGTGCAGGCCAAGAGAGGGCAGCCCCGGAAGCTCCCCTGCCACCTGGGCCCAGCCCTTACCTGGGGCCCCACGCTGGTCATGCCTCGAGGAGGTGTCACCCTCTGCATCGGGCCCATGCTCGAATGCCCtgggagcagaaggaagagagCTCAGGCCAGGACCATCCCCCGTGTGGACACCGGCTGTAGCAGTAGCACACCAGCTGTAGCAGTAGCGGGTGTTCCTGCACAGTGAGGGAGCAGGAGCTGGGGTCCTGACCGGCAGCAGGGAGAGGGCAGCTGGAACTTCCCTACTCACCCTGAGCACGCGGGGAGGGGTCCATGGcgccagggaggaggggctgggagccgGGGAGGCCCACGGGAGGCTGCAGAGGGGGCGCGGCAGCACTGAGTGTGGgtgcccccaccctggcccaaCTCCTGACCCCCCTCCCCTCATCCCTGTCTCACCTGACTCGGCATCCGCAGGGTGGGCCGGGGGCCCCCTGGGAACCGCGGTGACATGAAGGGCTGGAAgaggtgggccagggatcagcacCTCCCCCCACCTGCTCAGCCCCCAAAGCTGCTCAgttccagcccccagcctggatagccccctcctccaggaccaGCTTGCAAACCTCAGCGGGCCAGGCCCGGGTGGGGGTGCATGGGAGCGCAGTGGGACACGGGCAGGGGGGTTGGCAGGAGGGTGTGCTTGTTTGAGGGGGTGGGGCATCACAGAGCCTTACCTGCACATGAGGCCCCATCATGGGGGCGTTGGGGTTgtgggggggaggctgggagCCTGGGGGGCCCTAGGAGGACAGAACCAGGTGGGTTGGGAAGTGCGAGTTCATTTGAAACTCCTCGGTTTCCCTTGGCTCTGCTAAGGTTGGCTGGGAGGGGAGGATCCGCAGTGAAGGCGGGAGAGTGGGTCAACTAACCCCTTCCATCTGCAGGATGTGGCGGGTGTGAGAATGGAACCCTAAGGGTAGGGTCATGGGCAGGACCTGTGGCTCACAGAACCATGCTCTGTGGCTCCAGGTGCAGAAAGAGACCCCTGGCTCTCCTGAAGGGTTCCAGGCCATAAGGCCCCTCCCTCACTGGCTGTAAGGCCAGCATGCGCATGCCTGACACAAGCCCACCCAGGGTTGGGAGACAGGGGGCCCCAGCCCTGGCTGTACCTGGAAGAAGCCGGGTGCCATGGGGCCCGATGCCATTGCATCACTGGCGGCCATGCCCCCCATCACCGGGCTGGGGGCTGCTGTAGTGCTCTGCAAGGGTGGGGAGATGGCAAGCACCAAGTCAGATCCTCCTCTCCCCAAGGAGCTGCCTGAGGAACAAGGACCCCAGCTGTCTAACCTACTCACACAGGGGAGAATGGAGGACAGGGCACTTTAGGTGAGGGAAGAACAGCTGCCCCTGAGCCACCCTGGTTTAGCAACTCGATGTGTTGGGTGGCCCTCAGCAAGGGCTCTGCTTCCTTGCTGCACCCAAGATCCTGGAGGTGGTTAGGGCCCAGCTCTGTTGAGTACACTGCCCAGAGAGGAGGCCAGGAACCCTAGTCCCCAGTGAGTTGCTGGCCTGAGGATTCTGGGGGGGTCTGAGCATACCCAGGACCCCAGTGTGTGCCTCATCCTTCTGGCACAggcttgtttttttggtctgaACCTAACTTCAGATGGGTGGAAGCATGGTCCCCCACTCTCAACCATCCCAATCAGCCTTGAGTCCTCCTGGCTGGCAAGGCAGCTTTAGCTGGGCCCCCAAGCCACCTCAAATATACAGACAAAAGAATCAAGAGGCAGCTTCAATATGAACCTCCCTCCCAGAAGGCTCTTCCTTGGAGCTACTGGGCAGACCactccccctcttcccccaggagggaggggaaggaagagcagTGGGGTCTCTAGCCCCAAATCTCTCTTCAaatggaggaggggagaagactGGGTGCCTGAGGAGAGTTCCCGTGTCTGCCAAAGGCGGAGATGCTGGTGGCAGGCCCAAAGTTGGCAGGGGGACAGGCTGACAGGCCACTTCCTCTGGTTGGTTCCAAGTCCCAGGCATGTCTGCCTTTGGGGCCCACAGAGCAGGGGGAATAGGGGAGGTGGGACGGAGGGGACACATCAAAGGACAAGGAAGGAGGAAGACACTGCAGGCACTGAGAAGAGTCTTCTCTTGAGGCGCCTTGACTCCTATCTGTGCATCATCTGCCCCCCGCCACTCTGCTCCAAGGCCCCAAGAGGAAGGGGATGGTctgtctgggtcactgctgtccATGGAACTGGCACAAACTCCAGGAATTTGTGGAGTTGCAGCTACGTGGGCTCAGAGGGCTTAAGCACTTTGCCCACGGTCACACAGCACATCCTGCCCTACAGGAGTGGAGAAAGGGGCCCTTGTCTGAGTCAGAGTGGGGCCCTTGGAGACACACCCTTCCCTTTGCAGATGGAGGCCTGCCCCCCTTTCCTGCTCCTTCTCAAAGGTCAGCCTCTAAAGGATCTCTGCCCAGGCCCCAAGCTGGGAGAGTACCAGTGGGAGCACTCCTAGGGCCCAGCACAAATCATCTGAAAGTCCAAATGACCCTGGAAGTGGAGGGACAACAAAGCTCTCAGTCCCTCTCCAAACTGCCCAATCACCCTTGCCTCCACCTCACCCTCTCTCACAAACACAGCTTGATAGCTTAGAGCAGCTACCCTCACTGGCACCTGCCTCAGTGGCTGGAGGAGAACAGCTCTGAACCCTGggacctcccccaaccccagagggagaaaaggagggcaGACCCCCTTTTGAGCCACGGCAGGCTGGGGACTGGGGAAGGCAGAGGTGGGGTGCCGAGCAGTGGCTCCAATCTTGTCGTGTGGAACCTGGTAGCATGGGGCTCCCCAGTCTAGGCCTTGAAGGGTAAACCTAGGGCAGGGAGCCCCCCCTTCCTGCGAGTGGCCTGAGTTGGACCCCCCATGTCAATCACCCACCAGAGGCGCCAGCCAGGCCTGTGTTGCCATGACAACGGGCTGGGTGCGCTGCCGTTTCCTGGAGACACTGAGGTCGGCCCCCAGCCCAGAGGTGCTGACTGAGCCCCTctcagagggcaggagggagccgAGACCAGGAATGGGAGGCGACAGGACGCCCATCATCCCACTCAACCCATCCCCAGTTAGTATGCAGGCGGGGCATAACACCCCAGGGGCTGGGCGCCACCCCCTCCCGTGATGCCCCCGCTGCCATGGTAACCAGCTCATGCCCCAGGAAGTGTGCTCACTGCTCACCCAGAGGGGCTGAGGCATAAGCCGGGGCTGAAGGtggaggtggagagggagaggtTACAGAGCCCAAGACCCGCCTCCCCCCCACCGGCCcccacacaagaggcaccatgAGAAGCTGGGACGAGGCTGCAGAGAGACAGAAGGGCCCATGCAGAGCCAGGCACACATACAGCCTCAGACACGTCTGTGGCCCCTGTTCTGGCTGGACGGCCACACGAACAGTAGGACCAATGAGAGCAAACAGCAGTGACATGAGCTCCCATAAACGCGCACACAGTGTGCATGGGGCGTCTTCAGGGCCATGGTGAATTTCCAGTCTTCTTGAGCTGCACCCTGGCCCTCCTGAACAGGGGGCCTCTCTGCTGGGAGGCGTGCATGGTATGGGACCCTGGCCCACTGCAGAGGGAGAGGTAGGGATGGCCAAGCCCTGAGAGGCCCCAAGAAGCACACAAGGCAGATGGCTGAAGGTGTGAAGGGACCAGCTGCAGGTGAGTGGGTGCACAAGCAGAGTGGGTACACAAGGGAggaaggtggggttggggggaccTCTCTTGAAGGGCGGCAACTGCCACCTGCTCCCCCATGACAACAAGGTGCCGCCTGACCCCTCATGTTATCCACCCTCCTCTCCAGATAGGCCTCTGACTCCCACTCAACCTGCctggaaactgaggccaaagagATGAAGTCAGCGGCCCAGTTGCTAAGCAAGGTTGGGAGGTTTGCCAGGTGCCCGGCCTACATCGCTCCCACTACCCCTGCCTGGGCCCCTAATTCAGAAGGCTCAGaaaggctggggtgggaggggacaaGCAGTGGTGGCCGTCCAGTCCTGTCCCACCTACACAAAGCTGGGTAGCCAGGGAGGCAGGAGCTGTGGTTCTATCTACCTGGTTCTACATGGGGTTCACATGAGGGGCAGCAAAAGGCAGGCTGGCCTCAGGAGAGTGTGGGGCTTATCGGGACCTCCACAAGCTGGGTACAGTGGAAGGAGCCTCACCTACACTGTGGGTGACCCTGGACCAAGTTGGGGGCATAGGAACCCCACAGAAGTAGCCAAGATCTCAGTCAAACCCCATAGCCCAGCCCACCTGCCCATCCAAGCCAGCTTTGGGCCATGCAGCCCCCCAAGACCACAGGCCCCCGCCCATGAAGCCTGGTCCCAGTCCCTGGGGCAGGGACTCACATAGTCCTGGAAGGCCTTGGCTTCACTCGAGTGCTCACATGCCTCTCTGCGGTCGGGCGCTGCACAGTATAAGTCCCAGAACACGCTGTGGGCGGCAGGGGGGGACGATGGTTTCCCCATGCGCCCCCACCAGCCCCCCTACATGGCCCACCCACACCAGCCTCGCACGCACCACCACCAGGAATGCAGGAAGCCTGGGGGCTCCCCCAGCGTAATGTTCTTCTCCCATCGGATCtgcagggaagagggaaggaagatgaGAGCCTTCATTGCCCAGCCTTGTCTGATCCCCACCCCTCCTGAGAGGCAGCCCAGCGTGGCGCCCAGGGAACACTAGGGAAGGAAACCAGCGGATCAGGGCAAGGGAGCCAGGAGAGGGGCAACTTGGTGAGCAGAGCgacagagaagcaggaggcagatccttggatggatggacagacgcCAGGATGTCAGCCTGTGGGCCCTGACCTGCCCTAGGGCTCATTTCCAGGGCACAACCTGACCCCACCACGGGAGATTCGATAAAAATGGGATAGGAAGGACCCTGGTGTGTCGGTGGTGAGGAAGGGCCTGGCAGGGATGGGGCGCTGCCTGGCCAGGCAGGCTTACCTCAGACAGGAAGGTCTGGGCTGACTTCTGGGCACCAACGTGCAGCAGGTACTCATACACATACAGCGCCAACCTGCAGGTAGGCGATCGGGGGCTGGCTCAGGCTCTCAGGAGGCCTGGGAGGCCCCAAAACCCCTCCCAGGAGGTCCCTGGGAGGGGTTCTCAGGTGAGGAATCTGCCCTCCACTAGGAAGGTGGAGAAGATGGGCAGGGTTTTCCAGTAAGCCCCTCATCATATATACTGCCAGCCTCACTCACTCCCCCACAAGCCCACTGGTCCCCCCATCccctctgtctcccccacccctcagaaGAGTTGGCCTCCTCACCAGCTCCTACACATCCATCAACACCTAGCCTGCAGCCCCTCCTTTAGGCGCACTCCTAGCAGTCTCCAGCCCCCTACCTCCACGCCAAACTCTGCTCAGTTCAACACTCCCTGATGGACCAAGTCCTGGCTCCATCCTGCCAATGCCGAGACCTCAGAGCAGCCTTGGCCCCAAGGAAGTCCCGTGCTTGGAGAAAGGGCTCCTGGGCATCACTCTCCATTGTGCTCTGGGTGGGGTCTCCCAGAAGGCACTCTGGCCACGTGGCCAGGGCCCAGAGCCTTACTCTCCCCCAGCCTTACCTGCTAAGAAAGGAAAGGGGCCCTCTGACCTGAAGTCCCCCTCCAAGTATCCCTGATCCTATCCTCTTCCTCAGGATCAGGTCCAGTTCCCTTCCACCAGTAGTGGCTCTGACATATCCATACCAGCCCCCAGGGGGACTCTGGGGAGATGGGACGGAGGGCCAACAGTACCACTCAGCTGCTAGGGCACCGCCTTGTCCAAATGCCACAATGCCCAGTATCCCTGGACACACCAACTTGGCCACTGCCCATCCCAAGAGCACGGGTCATCCTCCAACCAGCAATACCATCTATGGGCCGCACGGAAAGCTGGACCATCCACACCGCCTTCCAGGcctttccatccttggcctctatcATCCTGCACATCAGTCAGCAGACGGATAACACCACACCCACCTGGGTCACCCATTCCCCAGCCACCTATTCTACCTACTGGTGCTCCGGCCCCTCTGAGCAACCCCAGGGTCCTCCTACTGCCCAGTCAAGTTTCAGGTGGGCTGAGGGGAGTCTGTATCCGAGACTGGGAGGTCCCCAAGGGCCAGCCTGAGGCTGCCCCAGTAGAAGTTAGAGGCCCTTCCAGATGCCTCCCTGCTCAGCTGGCCACTCTCCCCTGACTGATGGGCCCATCCTAAAACAACCTTGCTTTGACTCATGCTCCGGCCCTCTCTTGTCCTTCCCAGCCAGGCTGCTCAATCCTCACATCCCAGCCCCCTCCTtggaccaccccccacccccagttcacAGTCGGACCTTCCGGAGGCAGTGCAGCCCTTctgtcccagcccccacccacagcTTCTGCCCTTGTCCTGGgtcctcttcctcctttcagcccccagcctccttTCAGTCATTCATTCCGTCAACAGTCACCCCCAACCTCCTTGAGTAGTGAACACAACAGATCACTGTCCCCTGGGAGGCCAGCTGCTcatggggagagacagagaagcagcAATACAAAGGAGCAGGTTAAGTTATCCGCTGGGTTGGAAGGCAGTGCCACAGAAGGACGAGAGGACACACTATGGGGTTGAGGGGGGTAGCTATCACAGGGCAAGGCATGTCCATAGCTCACATCACATCATACCACATGTGACAGGCACCAGAGGGACAGAAATGGGACACAGAGTAGAAGGATTCGTGGGGCTCATGTAGCTCTGAGCATGTTTCCCACAAGACTGGCCAAGGTTCCCACCTCATCATCACAGCCCTCTTGGCGGCAGCTCCGGCCCAGGTGCCTCAGGTTCCAACACTGCACCCCTAGCAGCAACTGCCCTGCTCCAGCCCAGCAGCCTTCCTGGCCCTCCAGCCTCACCTGCCCAGCTCACTCCTGGGACCCTCCTCCCTTTCCAAGAGGTTTCCTGATCCTTCACCAGTGGCCTGTATCCACTAGGCCTGAGTCCATTGGTGAGCTGGGGGAGACCTGAGCAACCCTGGCCTGCTCTGCACCTCACCCTTCAGGCAAAGAGAGGCTGACAGGTCCAGCTGGCCCCCAGGCCACCTTGAGGGACAATGGAGGGAGCAGAAAAGGCTAGGTGAGTGAGATACCTGGACAGGGAGCAAGACAGAGTAGGGGGATCCAGGTACACTGCCCCAGGAGGACAGGGCAAGCACTTGGGGGGCTGCAGTCTGGCCACCACTCCTGAGGACAGAGAGCTCTCCTCAGGGCTCAGGGAGCCTCCTGAAGAAGAACACTTGTGTCCCCCCACCCCTAGCAAGGGccctgagctgccagcctatcaaTTCCTTGTCCATCTCCTCTCACCCTCCACTGCCCAGCAGTGGCATCTGACCCAGGATGCAGGTCCAGGagcccacccctgccctctctcctccctcctctagccctgccccagctctgccctgggccctgctcccccacccccaccctgggtgGCCTCCCTTCCTGCTCCGCCCATAGCACAGCGTGCTCCAGCTCCACCTCCCCTGGAACTCAGGGTCTACCACCCACCTGACATCTTAAAGGCCTAGCCCTACCCTAGTgtcttcctctcccacccctccgGTTTCCCAACCTGGGTGGTCTTGACTCACACAGGTGCTCTGCAAGGGTAAAGAGCCACCCAACTGTCCCCTGGGACCACTGCATTTACTGAATTTAGGGgggaaaacttaagaaaaaagcaCTCTCTCGTAATTCTGAGCCTTCTCCCTGCCTTTCTCAGCACACAGCTGGTCTAGGCCACCACCATCACTTATCTGATCTCCACAGAGCCCCCACAGGTGCTGCTTCCCCAGCCAGCACTACTCACTCAGACCCTCCAGTACCTCCCCCCATGGCCTCTCTTTACCtctccaccccagggcctttgcacaggttGTTTCCTTGCATGGGGCACTTCCACTAGAGACCCTCGTGGCTCCAATGTCACCTGTCAGAGGGTTCCCTATCGCTCTAACCCCATCCCCCATCATCTTATCTTATCTCCACCTGACACTAGGCTCTGTTTACTGCCTGCAGCTCCCACTAGATGTGGCTTTGGCAGAGCAGGGACTTCATCTCACTCCTGACCTTACAGAGAGTTGAGCCCCCAGCCACCCCTAATGAATGAGCCAACCAACCACCCTGGGCCCCTCCAGGGACATCAGTAGACCCTGAAGAAGGTCAGcaacttactattttttttttttttgctttttagggccgcacccacgacatctggaagtttccaggctaggggatgaatcagagctacaactgctggcttaagccacagccatagcaacgccagatccaagccacatctgcaacctagaccacagcttgcagaaatgccagatccttaacccactgagtgaggccagggatcaaacccacatattcaccaacactatgttgggttcttaacctgctgagccacaatgagaactctaatACTTTGTTTTATCAGGGTCAAGCCTCAAAGAATTGtgagcagtttttttgttttcagtgaaaAGTCTGGAAGTCTGGACAATTGGTAAGGTTGTTTGGGGACCTCCAGGGTGCTCCCCTTAGGGAGGGCTTCTAGCTTAGGGGTCACTGTCCAGGCTCTGACCTGGGTTATGGGGAAGGCCCAGGCTCTGGATCCAAATCCTGGCCCCACACTAGCCCTGGTCAGCAAACGAGCTGGATAATGAACAGCCCACCCACCTGAAGGGCTCCTGCTGCAAGAGGGTGGGAgatgggaggggctgtggagCACCCCGAAGGCCCTCCCTCCAGAAGGACTGGTGACCTGGAGCATATGGTGTGCCTGGTCCTGGAATGCTCATGAGAAGGGCACAcggggctgcagctgctcaggGAAGTGGTGACAGAATGAGGTCTTAGAGCTTCCTGGACCAAAATGCAGCACTACCCTTCATGATCAACAATtagcagagttcccttgtggtgcagtgggataaggatccagtgttgtcactgtagcgacttggggtgctgctgtggaacgagttggatccctggccctagtctggaaacttccacatgcctcagatgtggcaaaaaaaaaaaaaaaaaaaaattaccagagttccttggtggtgtaGTGGTTGGGATTCAGTGCTTttgctgctgcagcccaggtttaatccctggtctgggaactgagctcCCACATCAGGCTGCTGCAAGCACAGCTCCCCCTCCTCCTTAAAGCAAATGCTGGTGGGGACGGGGAGACACCCTCTACTTAAGGCCTTGGGTCTCACCCCCCACCTCTAACCCATCACCAGGCCCCACTAATGCCCCCAAGGGACTCTACGGCCCACACATTTCTACCCTACCCTCTGCCACCCTCATGGCCAGGCCTTCACCTCTTAGGAACCAGGGTGGTAGTCACCCTCCTCACCAGCCTCCTGGCAGCCTTTACATTTGCTCCTTatagcccttcccccacccagcaGCCAAAGCAACCACCCCTACTCAGAAATTCCTGCCCAGCATCCCTCTTCCTCCTGTTCCCCTCCCCAGACCCTGCCTCTTCTCAAGCTGTTCCCAAGAAGCTCCCCTGTGTCCACTGGCTCTGCTCAGCCTCCAGGACTCAGTGTGGGGGCCTTTTTCTCAAGaaccccttggagttcccgtggtggcgcagtggttaacaaatccgactaggaaccatgaggttgcgggttcgactcctgcccttgctcagtgggttaatgatccggcattgccatgaggctgtggtgtaggagacgcggctcagatcctgtgctgctgtggctctggcgtaggctggcggctacagctccgattcaacccctagcctgggaacctccatgggaggttcttgggagtggcccaagaaatggcaaaaagacaaaaaaaaaaaaagaaccccttaatcacatgaccccccccccaaaaaaaaacaaggccaCCCACAGCCAGACCTGGAAGCCCAGCCAGGGATAGGAGAGACGCACGGTGATTCCCTTGTCTGCTGGAATAATGAACACAGTACCTGAGGCCATGCACCCATATCAAAAGTAATCCTACGATAAAATACACAAGCCGTCCAGTGGTACTGTGACTGTCGTTTATAGAACTATCCTAAACCCACTAGGCGCACTTAGAGTGTTCAAGGATATACACATATGTGAAGCAAACGTTTAGATCTCTCTCCTGCCCTAACTTAGGACAGCGTAGCCTCTGAGGCTAAAGAAGGAAGACATGCAAAGGGGACATGGGGGCTTTCAGCCGTCTCTGTCACTTTTGTCCCCCTATTTAAGAAGACctaaaaccggagttcccgttgtggctcagtggttaacaaatccaactaggaaccatgaggttgtaggttcgatccctgaccttgctcagtgggttatcctgcgttgccgtgagctgtggtataggccgcatatgcggctcggatcctgcattgctgtggctgtgacacaggccagtagctatggctccgatttgacccctagcctggaaacctttatatgccctagaaaagacaaaaaaaaaaaaagaagaaaaaaagacctaaaaccGATGACCAAATGCAGGTACTAGTTAGTTCCAGGGGGTAAGTGCTCTTGAGGCTTCCCTTAGGATGACgtattcaatattttgtttgtctttttacggctacacctgcaacatatgaagttcctgggccaggggtcaaattggagctgcagctacagcctacctacagccatggcaacacgagatctgagctgcaactgcaacccaCCAACGCTTTttagcgatgctggatccttaacccactgagtgaggccagtggcGGAACCTGCACCCttacagagacaacgttgggtccttaacctacagaatcccaatgggaattcctttttttaaaatgggccatggactgaacctgagccacagccacagcaacgccagatccaagccaggtctgcgacctacaccacagctcacggcaacactggatccttaacccactgagcaaggccagggatcgaacccgcaacctcatggttcctagtcggattcgttaaccactgtgccacgacaggaactctgggaattcctttttttttaagtgggccatactgaacctgagccacagccgaggcaatgccagatcctttacccactgtgctgggccagggatcaaactcccacctctcagcaacccgagctgctacagtcagattcttaa comes from the Phacochoerus africanus isolate WHEZ1 chromosome 4, ROS_Pafr_v1, whole genome shotgun sequence genome and includes:
- the SSBP4 gene encoding single-stranded DNA-binding protein 4 isoform X6 — encoded protein: MYAKGGKGSAVPSDSQAREKLALYVYEYLLHVGAQKSAQTFLSEIRWEKNITLGEPPGFLHSWWCVFWDLYCAAPDRREACEHSSEAKAFQDYSTTAAPSPVMGGMAASDAMASGPMAPGFFQPFMSPRFPGGPRPTLRMPSQPPVGLPGSQPLLPGAMDPSPRAQGHSSMGPMQRVTPPRGMTSVGPQSYGGGMRPPPNSLAGPGLPTMNMGPGVRGPWASPSGNSIPYSSSSPGSYTGPPGGGGPPGTPIMPSPGDSTNSSENMYTIMNPIGPAAGRANFPLGPGPEGPMAAMSAMEPHHVNGSLGSGDLDGLPKSSPGAVAGLSNTPGTPRDDGEMAAAGTFLHPFPSESYSPGMTMSV
- the SSBP4 gene encoding single-stranded DNA-binding protein 4 isoform X4 — protein: MYAKGGKGSAVPSDSQAREKLALYVYEYLLHVGAQKSAQTFLSEIRWEKNITLGEPPGFLHSWWCVFWDLYCAAPDRREACEHSSEAKAFQDYSTTAAPSPVMGGMAASDAMASGPMAPGFFQGPPGSQPPPHNPNAPMMGPHVQPFMSPRFPGGPRPTLRMPSQPPVGLPGSQPLLPGAMDPSPRAQGHSSMGPMQRVTPPRGMTSVGPQSYGGGMRPPPNSLAGPGLPTMNMGPGVRGPWASPSGNSIPYSSSSPGSYTGPPGGGGPPGTPIMPSPGDSTNSSENMYTIMNPIGPAAGRANFPLGPGPEGPMAAMSAMEPHHVNGSLGSGDLDGLPKSSPGAVAGLSNTPGTPRDDGEMAAAGTFLHPFPSESYSPGMTMSV
- the SSBP4 gene encoding single-stranded DNA-binding protein 4 isoform X7; amino-acid sequence: MGEEHYAGGAPRLPAFLVVSTTAAPSPVMGGMAASDAMASGPMAPGFFQGPPGSQPPPHNPNAPMMGPHVQPFMSPRFPGGPRPTLRMPSQPPVGLPGSQPLLPGAMDPSPRAQGHSSMGPMQRVTPPRGMTSVGPQSYGGGMRPPPNSLAGPGLPTMNMGPGVRGPWASPSGNSIPYSSSSPGSYTGPPGGGGPPGTPIMPSPGDSTNSSENMYTIMNPIGPAAGRANFPLGPGPEGPMAAMSAMEPHHVNGSLGSGDLDGLPKSSPGAVAGLSNTPGTPRDDGEMAAAGTFLHPFPSESVSDCVDSPPAAASGRRGLAGRPRRGGRGARARP
- the SSBP4 gene encoding single-stranded DNA-binding protein 4 isoform X5, translated to MCMSTCCTLVPRSQPRPSCLRSDGRRTLRWGSPQASCIPGGAPDRREACEHSSEAKAFQDYSTTAAPSPVMGGMAASDAMASGPMAPGFFQGPPGSQPPPHNPNAPMMGPHVQPFMSPRFPGGPRPTLRMPSQPPVGLPGSQPLLPGAMDPSPRAQGHSSMGPMQRVTPPRGMTSVGPQSYGGGMRPPPNSLAGPGLPTMNMGPGVRGPWASPSGNSIPYSSSSPGSYTGPPGGGGPPGTPIMPSPGDSTNSSENMYTIMNPIGPAAGRANFPLGPGPEGPMAAMSAMEPHHVNGSLGSGDLDGLPKSSPGAVAGLSNTPGTPRDDGEMAAAGTFLHPFPSESVSDCVDSPPAAASGRRGLAGRPRRGGRGARARP
- the SSBP4 gene encoding single-stranded DNA-binding protein 4 isoform X8; this encodes MGEEHYAGGAPRLPAFLVVSTTAAPSPVMGGMAASDAMASGPMAPGFFQPFMSPRFPGGPRPTLRMPSQPPVGLPGSQPLLPGAMDPSPRAQGHSSMGPMQRVTPPRGMTSVGPQSYGGGMRPPPNSLAGPGLPTMNMGPGVRGPWASPSGNSIPYSSSSPGSYTGPPGGGGPPGTPIMPSPGDSTNSSENMYTIMNPIGPAAGRANFPLGPGPEGPMAAMSAMEPHHVNGSLGSGDLDGLPKSSPGAVAGLSNTPGTPRDDGEMAAAGTFLHPFPSESVSDCVDSPPAAASGRRGLAGRPRRGGRGARARP